caacccccaaaggggttgcgacccacagttgagaaccactgccgtaGGCTCTTTCTGGCCACACACCAAACCCACATCCTACCTGTTGTCGCTCTGTTTTTTTAACAAGTTTTCTCAGCAGTGTGGAGTCTTCGACCTGAGTGTACTCAGGAAGATGCTTCACTCCTAAAAGATAATGATCATTTTCAAGACATTGCTTGATCTTGAGATGGTTAATTTGCTCTTAGTGCATAAGGGGCATCAAGAAAAATAGGATGGGGTTGGGGAACAAAGGGGAGAAGAGGGTAGAAGAAGAAACAGAGGTAAGATGATGggattgaggaaaaaaaaaatttttttttttccagtttttggccagggctgggtttgaacctgccacctctggcatatggggccggcgccctactcctttgagccacaggtgccacccttgaggAAAGAATTTTAAGCTCTTGATCCCGAAGTGAGAATTGGAGGGGAGAGCTATTCTGCTAAGGGGGAAGTCTAACCTAGCACAAGAATTAGGAgtaacgggtggcacctgtggctcaaggagtagggcgccggtcccatatgctggaggtggtgggttcaaacccagccccatccaaaaaccacacacacacacaaaaaagaattagGAGTAACAGGCTTAGTGCcggtagttcagtggttagggtaccagccacatacaccagggctggcgtgttcaaatctggccggggcctgctgaacaacaatgacaactacaacaacaacaacaacaaaaaatagcttggtgttgtggcaagtgcctgtagtcccagctacttgggaggctgaggcaagagaatcacttaagcccaagagtttgaggttgctgtgagctgtgatgccagggcattctaccaagggcgacatactgaaactgtctcaaaaataaataaataaataaataaataaaaagaattaggaGTAATAGAGGTCTTTAAATAAAGAGAATATACCTGAGGGGGTTTCTCCAGCTGTACTGGGGCAGGTCTGAGTAGATGGCCCTCCTTGTTCCCCTTTTCTTGCCTGTTTCAGGGCCCGCTCAGCCTCCTGTTTAGCCCTCCGCTCTGCACGAAGTTCAGCCTTACTCCGACCAGGTGGAATTTTCTCCCCAGAAGTGCCCAACTGATTGCCAGGTCCTAGCAGTTCTCTGGTTTGGCCTACTAAAGGTATTAAGAGATGCCCCAGCCAAAGCTAGCTTCTCTCCTTGTTTATCCAAACCTCTCTATTTTTCACTTGCTCAAGCCAACCTTGTCATGTctccccctcttctctcccaccATATCCCTCTACCAGCTCCACACCCCAGCCCTTTATAAAAGACCCCGCACCTTGACATTGGGCTACAGATACAGCAGAGCCAGTTTCTGGTTCTGCCCCCTTTTCCTCTTTCCGTTtcttcttctgctgtttcttttccttccgAAGCTGCAGCTTCTCTTCTTGGGTcatctccctccccccaacctgAGAAACAGAAATAGGACACTGCTTTTCCTCCAGCAATTCCAAAGATCAAAAATGCTTACAAGACTCCTACATGGTTAACTCCCTAATCCCCCTAACTTCCACAAGCTACCTGTTACAAATATCCCCCACAGGGATTGAAATGTCCTGGAGAAGAATCACATATCGTTGGAGCTGAATGAACTCTATAAATTCTCCTGGCTTTACTGAGAAATACGCTGAAACGGCGTGGGAGTTGGGGGCAGCACCCTGCGTAGAGCTTGGCAGGTTTAGGACGGAACCCTCGCTTACCCCAGGCCGGGGAGAGAGCTCCGCCTTCATCCCGGATCCGGAATCTGCATCAGAAAACAGAGCACAAAGTGAGCCAGAGAGGCTCCGGGAGGGCTTGGGGGGTCTCCTACTCCGCGCAGCTGGCAGCTGGACTGGCATAACCAAGATGAGCCAGGGATCCGCGTGGGGACGCACTGCGCGGCTGGATCAAAGAAAAGTCAAGGAAGTAAAAAGGCGGGGTCACCCAACCTTCTCTCAGAACCAGCCGGTACGCGACGCGGGGCAGCGCTGGAGAATGTGTAAACCCGAGTCCGACAGGGCGCCAGAACAGAACGACAAGCCCCAAGGGCTCAGAGCCCAGCGCCAGCCGTCCGAGCTCGTGGGCTCGCGTACGTGTATCAGGTCCAGCCTTTCACTCACCCTCACGAACTGCCACAACCACCGCAGCCATCAGCCTCTGTCCTAGGCTCCGCCCACCTCGATCACCGAGCCGCCCCCGTGCCTTGCTCAGCGGCCACGGGCAGTACAGCGCCACCTGGGTAGGAGGCTGAACCAGCAACAGCCCCAGGCCGACTCCAATCTCCGCAGGGCCCTGAGGCCCCGCCCCAGAGTACGGGTAGCAACGCGGGACAATTCAACCTGGAGCTGCCAGTCCcccaggcttttctttctctttagacTACAGTTCCCAGCGTGCCGGTGCGGCTCACTCTAGAGCCGACGTCGTACCGCCTCGCCTTCCACCGCGGATCTCAGGCCCCCCCAAAATGGCGAGTGAGGCTGCGGGGACTTCCTGAGCAGCGGAAGCAAGGTGCAGAGCCGCTGCACAGTCCTGGCCGGGCCCTGCCGTAGGGAGCATgcacttttccattcctgaaaccGAGTCCCGCAGCGGGGACAGCGGCGGCTCCGCCTACGTGGTGAGGAGCGGCTGGAGCCGGGGCGGGGATAACGGGCCCGAGCCCTCTCGGAGCGGCCTGCGGGGACTGGCTGCCACCCAGCGGGCCTTGTCCTGGGCCGCCGACTCCCGACGGCCTCACTAGAAACTTATCTCATGCCTCAGATTCGTGCAGAGGTCGCCCTACCTCCTGTTGGTTCTTTATTCGGCTGGTCGCCTCCCTCGGCTAGGCCGCAGTTGCTGTGGTGGGCGTCATTGGCCTCTTGTGGGGGGGACACGGGAACACAAGCGCCCGAGTTTCCCCCGGACTGCTTTGGGACCTGGCCTTTGGGAAAACAGGCATACCAATCCTCGGGAGAGCTCCGCGCGTTACTCGGAGTTTCCAGACAACTTTCGGCCAGAGTTTTCAAGGAGGTAGCCCAGACCGCGACCCTAAAGTGCTTGCCTGCTTTTGTGTTCTCAGGCCTATAACATTCACGTGAATGGAGTCCTGCACTGTCGGGTGCGCTACAGCCAGCTCCTGGGGCTGCACGAGCAGGTGGGACGAGCACCCCTGCCCTGAGGCAGTTTCAAGCCCTTTTCTGCGCATTCCTGTAGGCTGTAGTTCCCCTTTAATCATTGCCTCAGAGGAGAATCCTACTTTATCTTATTGTCCTACATTTCCGGGAACTCCCTAAGGTTAAGGTCTGTGCAGTAACTGTTCCTCCCTATACTCAACATCCTCCTTCCAGCTTTTGCCCCGTCTTACTGCTGTGCAGACATTGCCCTGGCATAGACAAACCAAACCCCCTCAGCTGCCAAAGTACATCTTTCTGTTGTCTGAGCTGCAACTTGAAATTCTTTTCCATGCTTATACAAACCATTCgccaatttccttttctgttttctggctCATCTTAGTGTTGTAGCTCTTCCAATTATCATTATGTGTTTGTGGGCCCAGTGTTGCCTTCTGCACCAGATTATGAACTCTATTTAACACAGTAGAGAGTGCTGGTTCTACTGAGAATTAGTTGTGCAATCCTGAGCAAGTTACCTGatttctttgggcctcagtttctacaACTGAAAATTGGATTCCTtgatctgcaaagtccctttaaTTCCTAAGATGCTTTGTGAACATACCTAGCTAGTAACTGTCTGTGCCCATTATAAATCCCTTTTCTTCCTGTGACAGTTCAGTGAACACGCTTGCTAGGTAATTGAAAGGCTTCCTCTATAGGTCCTGGCCCCGTACAAACCCTCCCCACACTGTGGAGCAACGAACTTGtacacaataaaatagaaaacttatatCTAGGACAGCTCCCTTCAGATGCTACATCTGCCAAAGGAATTGTTTCCCAGATGACCAGGGTAGATAGGGGAGCAGAGaatgagggaagggaaaaggtgCCCAAGAGAACATGAATCTGGGTtgcttcatttcattttctgtttatgtGAAGGGTTGTATCTCTTTCTCTAAATAGCTTCGGAAGGAGTATGGGGCCAATGTGCTTCCTGCATTCCCCCCAAAGAAGCTTTTCTCTCTGACACCTGCTGAGGTAGAACAGAGGAGGGAGCAGTTAGAGAAGTACATGCAAGCTGGTGAGTGGTTGGAGGAAACTTTAGGCTGTGTTGAGGACTGTGGTAATGTCTTAAAAACAGTTATTTCTGTAGCCGGTCCTAATTAATTTCCAGATATGGTAagtccttgttttttgttttgttttttcaagacagagcctcactgtcatcctgggattgagtgccatggtgtcatcatagctcacagcaacctcagacttttgggctcaagcaatccttataccttaccctcctgagtagctgggattacaggctcccacctcaatgcccagctagtttctctatttttagtggagatggaatctcactcttgctcaggctagtcttgaactctgagcttaAGGGGTCCTCcaggcctggcctcccagagtgctaggattacaggcatgacccaagGCTCTGGGCCCTGATTTGGTATTTAATTAGCAAAGTAAAAACCCTACAAGGATGTGTGACTGTATACTAGCAAAGAACTTGGGCACTAACATCTATGAAAAGTACTAGCAAAAcactaagtcttttttttttttttgtagagacagagtctcactttatcactctcagtagagtgccgtggcatcacactgctcacagcaacctccaactcctgggtttaggccattctcttgccttagcctcccgagtagctgggactacaggcacctgccacaactcccggctatttttttgttgttgcagttcggctgcggctgggtttgaaccctccaccctcagtatatggggccggcaccctacccactggtccacaggcgccacccaacactaAATAGTCTTAAAGCAATTTAGATCAGTGGGGAGAACTTAATTTGTACTTTATATGCTTTAGATTAATATCACTGTTATTTCCCTAGTTTTGTAAAGACTGGACTCAGCTAGACGGCAACCAAGGGTGGGACAGGTGAAGCATTTATGCAGTGAGATGAGGCCAGCTGGGGGATATGGCAGGCCACCATCAGCCCAGGAAATGGGGCTAGGGGAACCTATTAAGAGAATTGGGGGAGCTAAGAGTGAGCCCTAAGTTCCTGTGACATCATTCTCTTGTCCCCATAGTTCGGCAAGACCCATTGCTTGGGAGCAGTGAGACCTTTAACAGTTTCCTGCGTCGAGCACAACAGGTAAGTCTTTGGGTAGGACTAGGATTTAGGGGAAGAATCTTGTTAGAAGgccatatcaattttttttttttttttttttaaccagagtcTCAtgttcttgccctcggtagagtgctgtagcttcacagctcacagcaacctcaaactcttgggctcaagcaactctctcacctcagccttccaagtagctgggattacagatgcctgccacaacacctggctgtttttagagatgaggtctcactgttacccaagctggtctcaaactcgtgagctcaggcaacctacctgtctcatcctcccagagtactaggattacaggcttgagcacCTCGCCAGAccttcatgtcatttttttttatggtataAAGTTCTATAGGGACCTAGAAATAGGTGGGGACGTATCAGGTGTTAAAAGGTAGTGCTTCCCATCCCTATGTGTGTTCACAACAGGAGACACAACAGGTCCCCACAGAAGAGGTCTCCTTGGAAGTGCTACTCAGCAATGGGCAGAAAGTTCTGGTCAATGTGCTAACGTCAGACCAGACTGAGGACGTCCTGGAGGTGAAGTGCTGATTTGGCATTGCCCATCCTCCTTCTGCACCCAAGATCCCGGGCCAGGATATGATTGGAAGCAGCTAGTATGATGAACTGAACTTCCTATCCCTATTCCCAGGCTGTGGCTGCAAAGCTGGATCTTCCAGATGATTTGATCGGATACTTCAGCCTTTTCCTAGTTCGAGAAAAAGAGGACGGGGCCTTTTCTTGTGAGTTTCTCTGGACTTTACTGCTTCATTGTGTTTCCAGTAGTGAGTTTGCCTTCACACACACCCCATCCCATGACGGATCATTTTCTCatggtgtttctttctttatttcccttcttttgaATCTCAtaacatttctcttctttttaaaccCATAGTTGTACGGAAGTTGCAAGAGTTTGAGCTGCCTTATGTGTCTGTTACCAGTCTTCGTAGTCAAGAGTACAAGATTGTGCTAAGGAAGAGGTCAGGGCTGGAtctggaggagggagagggtgctGCATTGGGCCATATATGGAGACAGAATAATCTGGACAGGGTGGTATAGTGCTAGGTGTTTCTATCGCCCTTTCCCAGATTCCTCCCACTATGCCAGTGTTAGCCCCAGATAGTTCAAGATTGCTCCTGTTTTTCCCGTTTTCCATTCTACGTCTTGCCTTACCCCAGCTTACCCCATTACCCCTTTCCACCTGTTGGCCTCACAGTTATTGGGACTCTGCGTATGACGACGATGTCATGGAGAACCGGGTTGGCCTGAACCTGCTTTATGCTCAGGTGAGCTTGGAGCTGCCTCAGAACCCTTCCTCTAGAACTGACTCTGGTGTCCCACTCTCCCAAGAAaactcctttcattttctttgttcccAGTTCATGGGGAAATTCCTAAAATACTATTGGGGCTGCTGGCACCTCTGCTCTCCCTACTTTATAAAGCTGCTAAGCTCAAGGACTCACTGCAAAGAGGTTGCTTAGTTGTCAGAGGTCAGAGTTGCTTAGTTGCTTAGAGGTCAGACTGGACAGAGGTAACTGTAGATACCTCTGTCCTTGGACCACTGACTGGGAGTCCCTACCCTTTCAACCCTTGTCTTCATTGTAGACGGTGTCAGATATTGAACGTGGGTGGATCTTGGTCACCAAGGAGCAACATCGGCAACTCAAATCTCTGCAAGAGAAGGTCTCCAAGAAGGAGGTAAGTCTTGCCTCTCAGTCTCCCTCCAAAGGGTTGCTCTTTCTGAGCTGTCCTGTTCCCTCTCCTAACCCACTCTATATGATGACCCTTTTTCAGTTCCTGAGACTGGCCCAGACACTGCGGCACTATGGCTACCTGCGCTTTGATGCTTGTGTAGCTGACTTCCCAGAGAAGGACTGTCCTGTAGTAGTAAGTGCAGGCAACAGTGAGCTTAGCCTCCAGCTCCGCCTACCTGGCCAGCAACTCCGTGAAGGCTCCTTCCGGGTCACCCGCATGCGATGCTGGCGGGTCACctcctcagtgagtagggaaagaaaaagatagcCTTCTGCATTGGGGGTTTGGCAAGCCTTGAAGCTTCAGGAATGGGCTGTAGTTTTATCAGGAAGGGAGGCAGGCTGGTCAGAATGAACTCAGTCTAATTCCTCTACTCTTTTAGGTGCCACTACCCACTGGAGGCACAAGCAGCCCAGGCAGGGGCCGGGGTGAGGTGCGCCTGGAACTGGCCTTTGAATACCTCATGAGCAAGGACCGGCTTCAGTGGGTCACC
The sequence above is a segment of the Nycticebus coucang isolate mNycCou1 chromosome 4, mNycCou1.pri, whole genome shotgun sequence genome. Coding sequences within it:
- the SNX17 gene encoding sorting nexin-17 isoform X1; its protein translation is MHFSIPETESRSGDSGGSAYVAYNIHVNGVLHCRVRYSQLLGLHEQLRKEYGANVLPAFPPKKLFSLTPAEVEQRREQLEKYMQAVRQDPLLGSSETFNSFLRRAQQETQQVPTEEVSLEVLLSNGQKVLVNVLTSDQTEDVLEAVAAKLDLPDDLIGYFSLFLVREKEDGAFSFVRKLQEFELPYVSVTSLRSQEYKIVLRKSYWDSAYDDDVMENRVGLNLLYAQTVSDIERGWILVTKEQHRQLKSLQEKVSKKEFLRLAQTLRHYGYLRFDACVADFPEKDCPVVVSAGNSELSLQLRLPGQQLREGSFRVTRMRCWRVTSSVPLPTGGTSSPGRGRGEVRLELAFEYLMSKDRLQWVTITSPQAIMMSICLQSMVDELMVKKSGGSIRKMLRRRVGGTLRRSDSQQAVKSPPLLESPDASRESMVKLSSKLSAVSLRGIGSPSTDASASDVHGNFAFEGIGDEDL
- the SNX17 gene encoding sorting nexin-17 isoform X2 codes for the protein MPQIRAEAYNIHVNGVLHCRVRYSQLLGLHEQLRKEYGANVLPAFPPKKLFSLTPAEVEQRREQLEKYMQAVRQDPLLGSSETFNSFLRRAQQETQQVPTEEVSLEVLLSNGQKVLVNVLTSDQTEDVLEAVAAKLDLPDDLIGYFSLFLVREKEDGAFSFVRKLQEFELPYVSVTSLRSQEYKIVLRKSYWDSAYDDDVMENRVGLNLLYAQTVSDIERGWILVTKEQHRQLKSLQEKVSKKEFLRLAQTLRHYGYLRFDACVADFPEKDCPVVVSAGNSELSLQLRLPGQQLREGSFRVTRMRCWRVTSSVPLPTGGTSSPGRGRGEVRLELAFEYLMSKDRLQWVTITSPQAIMMSICLQSMVDELMVKKSGGSIRKMLRRRVGGTLRRSDSQQAVKSPPLLESPDASRESMVKLSSKLSAVSLRGIGSPSTDASASDVHGNFAFEGIGDEDL